From Manihot esculenta cultivar AM560-2 chromosome 18, M.esculenta_v8, whole genome shotgun sequence:
TTTCATCCTTAATTTGAGATATGACTTCATGAGACACTCCATTTGAACCATTAAGTTCATCGACAACCTCTTGCAGTGATCCATTTTTCTGTTCCAGGAGGGACTTCTCTCCTGCAATAGAAGGTGCCTGGAATTCTCTGGTTTCATTTGTACCTTTTGGCACCATATCACTGGGAGTACTAAAGTAAGATGCACTACGTGTCATGTACTGCCTCCATCTGGAGATCATTGCAGAAGTCCTCCATGCCCCTTCTTTACTGTGAAGATATATGGGCCTTTTGCTGCAATCTGAAACCAAAGATGCAAACTTTTCAACCTGCTCCACTGAAGGTGCTGTCCTAACTTCAACAGGGATTTTAATCAATTCAACTTTCCCAGACAAAATAGCAGCATCTACAGCTGCTTGATAAAAGTTAtcctttatggtttctgctctgAGATCTATGATAGTCTTGAATCCTTTCTCCACTAACCAATTCAAACTTTCCTCTGTCACCTGACCACCCCTGTAAAAGGCAACTTCAGAATTTCTGGCTGCTGTTTCTTCTTTAGAAGTAGATAAATAAACAGGATTCCAATTTGCAAACAGTGTATGACAGGGATAATCATCATAACGGGGGAAGCCAGCATCATAGCATACATTCTTCAGCCTCTGTAGTTTCCTCCATACATCCAAGCTCCGATCGTCATCAAGTGTCAAATAGTTTTCAAGAGCAACATGCAAACTCTCACAACACCTTTTCATTTCACTCCTAAAAATGGCAAGTGGCGGAAGCTTATCCTCCATCATGCTTACGTCTGTGGCATGAAAGGAATTCATGACCGAAGATCTTCCAGAAAGAACAtcccttttttctttatttaaaagtGATAGCATGCAACCAAGCACGGACACTATTTTATCTTCCAACAATGGTTTTTCCTCATAATCATATGAAACACTACATTCCCCTGTCACAGGATTACATAATGCGTCCATCAATGCAGTATGAAGCCGTTCAGATGTTCTGAATATTCTACAATACGCCTCAACTTCAGCAATATCTCCAGGAACTGGACCAATCCAAGGCAACTGTGACGGATCATGGGACTGGACAACATTTTAATAAGAATATAGACACGTTAGTCTAGTAAAAACAAATTGGGATAAGGCCGTCTATATATCattataatttcaatttcaatttcggCAAGCATTCAAGGTGAAAAGTTGAGCTCtggttttcatttaatttaaagtgaatttaaaaaataaaaataaaaaaagaaagaaagaaagatcaCTACAACCTGAATTTGAAATTCGATACATGAAACGAACTACTGCCAGAAAAGGTGGGGAAAGAAAAATCCAGCATTGTTGTTGACATTATCAAACgatttaaaaacagaaaaacgaAACCCACAACCGAAACGCTCTTCCTAGATTTGCTCATACACTACGTAGCACTCTCAAATCACTCGGTCATTTTATCAAACATCAAAGACTAAACAAACAAATCACAAAGATTCTTCACACAAACACAAAATCAGAGATAGAAAGGGagtaaaaagagagaaaatgacCTGAGAGTCCAAACCCAAACTCAAGGAGAAAGCCCTTGACAAGTCCGCACTCACAACAAGCTTAGGCTTCCTCTTCAACCGCTCCTTCCTCTGTAAATCAACTCCAAACCTAAAACCCACGAGGTGGGCATCTCTGCTAAGCTTATACGAACATAGACACGGCAGTAATCCGGTGACAGGAGACAACCGATTCATGTCGACAATGGACACGTGGCACGATAAGAGACATGCCACCATATGGAATCAATTCCAGTGCATTTGATTACAAAATTTTCACCTCTATTTAAGGGGAAAATTAACAATCTTGTTGAGCTGGGACAAAAGGGAAATATAAGAAGGGTGTGTTTGGATGATGGGAAAGTGATGGGCAGCAAGGATGTGGATAATATCGTTGGGAAAATGGCGGGTGGTGGAACTGGATTGTATAGTTAGAAGAAGAACTATTGGGATTTTGGAGGATTTTATTGGCGCATGTGGTGCTGGTGgatttcttccttttccttctttttcttttgttttgtttcgTTTTGgctcatttccttttctttcaaaGCTGTcgttttgatttgatttctgaAATCTGATTCGATACCCATTATTTAATTCTCAGTTAATGTGctgtttaatatttaatttcatttactCATTTCTATATTTATCAATTTGGGAATCATTTCTATATTTGTATTGATTTtgggaaaaaaaatcaataatactTTTCTCTCTAAAATATCGTGTCCGGAAATGTTGCTATATTTACCCataatacatataaaaatatttttattattataaaataatatttattattaaaaaataatattatattaaataaaaacttatttaacCATTGTAttgatttaattagtttaaaattttaaaaattaattagacttTTATCCATATTTATACAGTATATTATCAAATGTAACCTGAATGATTCCCAGcttcatatttaatatttataataatatatgaagACATATAAATGGATCGTTTTGGATCTTGCTCCATAAAATTTTCTCCGTTATCTACCCCCACTTCCCTCAGCTTTTTGTTTGGATGCATGGAAAATAGAGAGGAAGCAaataaattggaaaaaaaatggGTTAGACATTTTCTCGTATTCAAAATGgaaggaaaaataaaagggaaatttataatttaattactgagtattgtcattattaataagtcagccactgtatttttaaaaatttattaaaacattcttatcttttttttccgtcaataaaatagtcattccgtctatTTTTACCTTTAAAACTATAGTACAAGACCAAATTACCCCatttttttcctcctcctcttcttcttcctcctccttcttcttcatcattatcatcatcttctttttttttttctttgagaagaaggaggagggactatttcgttgacgaaaataaacgataagaacattttaatagatgtaaGAAAAgatatgaattattttattgatgaaaaaaataataaatacgtTTTAATAgacatgataaaatttaatgacattttaatagatttctgaaaataaagGGAGAGACGATtccgttgacggaaagaaacgataaagagagactatttcgttgacagaaaaaaatgataaggacactttaataaatatgagaaaagataggaactatttcattgacagaaagaaacgataagaacgttttaatatatataaaaaaatataagaatattttaataaatttttaaaaatataaggactgacttgttaataatagcaatatccaaaGACTAAATAAAGTGTTTTATTTGAtgataaaattagattttaaaaattttatctctcatcttttatgtaattttaacggaaaagagaatagaatgactatttcgttgatgaaaagaaaagactattTCGTCGATGGAAAGAAAAGACTATTTcgtcgttgacggaaagaaatgactatttcgttaacGGAAAGAAAGAACTATTTCgttaaaggaaagaaagaactATTTCGTTAGAGGAAAGAAAGAACTATTTCGTTAATGAAAAGAAAGAACTATCTCGTTAATGGAAAGAAAGAACCATCTCGTTAACGGAAAGAAATGATTATTTCATTgacagaaagaaaaaataaggatattttaatagatttttaaaaatatagatactgacttgttaataatggtaatattcagaaattaaattataaatttttcaaaataaaaaagaaaaaaattattttttattgctaTTTCTTTTCTAATTAGAGGGaacaaaatatcaaatttagaaGAAAAAGTGTACtttatatatcaaaattacaaaatatttgccactcttaaatttaatatatttaatatataaaatagaattataaattagttatatattttttttccctcGTCTTATTTTCCTATATTCTCCAAcaagaaaataacttattttcattttctcatCTATTTTCTTTATAACCAaactttaacaaaaaaaaaaaaagaaaatactttttatttttattatttattttccttcttCCCTAAATTTTTTCCCAACGCAGAGTTTCTGTTTCTGTTTCAGCTTTACCAGCAAAGCATTAAATTTCGACTTCTCTGCCCAATAGATAATAGGATTATCCAGATATTAAACATCAGAAAAGGAACAAGAAGCTCAAAAACAACCAAGCTTTCAAGTTAAACGACAAAGCAATGCATTAATCGCATAAGAAAAGTACAGCATTCTGCCATCTCCTATTTCAAGACGAAACTCTAATTAACAACGCACCATGCAACACATAATTACAAAAATGGTGGCAATTGGCTGGTCAGAATTACTAAAACCTGCTAACAgacaaaacaaagaaaaagacaGCTTTGTAACACAATTACTTCTATGGTGTAAACTTCCTAATTAACTATATCAGGTCAGCTAAGACTGTTCCAAACTTGAAGCAGGCAACTGAAGGTTTAACTTTTGAGAAAGACCTGAAGCCTGCCTAAGGGACTTGTTTCTTTCTTCACTAGATTGGCAATGCAACTTCTCAGATAGGAAATGAGTTTCGTCCGATTCTTGTTCCGACTTCCTCTTGACTTTTTTCTTTGTCAATGCACCATCTACTCCCATCTTTGCCTCGTCAATAGGATTGCTTGAACTCCCTTTTGGCTTCTCCTGTTTTAGCCTGTCCAGGTTTGGCATGTTCATTGAAGGACTTGATGCCTGAAGAGCTGCTGTTGATGAATTTGGAACAGGCTTGCTGGCTAAACCCAAAACAGGACCACCTGTATCAGTAGGTAACCTCTCTCGCACATATTGTTGCTGAGCAACAGAACCAGCCTCAACTCGAGCAATCTCATCCAATCTAGGAGCCAACATcttttttctcttaattttctCCTGGTCctaaattaataaacaaaagATGCAAGCCACCAGTACGTTCAAACCCATGGTTCCTTAGAAATACAGAAAATAAATGACATTTCAGAATGTTCTATAAAGAGTGTAAAGGGTCCCAATgatcataaaattttcaatgttAAAACAGCAAGCATCACCGATTCAAGTAATACAAAACAATCCTAATGAAAGTAATACCAATAGATGCCACAGAATGATCACGGAGAAATGCTAAGGACAGTCACCTTTTTAAGTGATTGTCCAACACTATTCATCCTATTGGTTGAAAACAATCCTAATGAGAGTAATACCAATAGATGTCAAGCGACTATCCATAGTATTTCTCAAGATCACATATGTAAGACACTTCATTCCTGGTTCATCTTAACTCTCAACTCATTTTCAAGGCCCAGCTTTGATGCTTTGCTTCTATGTTGGAGGAACTGCTATCAAAATTAGGGAGATAAGATCTTGTGCACTACTTAGAAGTTAAGCATTTGAACAATCGCCATCCACCAACCATCGCCAACAGAAATATTAAGGCTTTGTTTGGAACGATTCATTTTacaagaaaagaattcaaatgaattcttataaaatcatatatgattttaattccctctaagttattaaaaaaaattgaactttTTTCATTCCAAACAATAGAATTGATAGAACAGAAatcatttgaattaaatttttgtgaaattCTTGATTCCAAATAGGGGTAGCGAATTCTAGTTAAAGTCAATTAATGCATTAAAGGAGAGGAGTTAGGTGAAAACTTATGTTCCAAACATAAATTTCTCATCAATATTGTTAAATTTGGATTAGgactaactcaccccaaaagctaactTAAGGGGAGGAATGTCTGTGACCcgtataaggggcacattatctATTTCCACAACCGATATGGGATTCAACTAACCTCTtacgcccagaatttttactggtgcgtgacatatttatgggaggcccaacatcaaatgggaggctctgataccatgttaaatttggatcaggcctagctcaccccaaaagctagctcaaggggaggagtgcctatggcccatataaagacacattacccctttctaTAACCGATATGGGATTCAACACGCCCCTCACGCCCAaaatttttactggtgcgtaaCATAAATATCAATCTAGCAATTACAATGAACATTCACATAAGAGAAATTTAAAAGGAGAAGTGGGTGGGTGAGTGAACCTTATGTACCTTGTGTCTGCTGTACAAGGACCTTCGTCTCTCTTTTGCCCTACAAATTGCACGCTTGATCCCATGGTTGTCCATGAAACCCCTTGGCCATAATTGTGCAAGCTGGATAATGGATGGAATCTAAGTGTCAAATGTTATCGCAAACATTAAGAAGGGTAAAGAAGAAATTTTTccatagaagaaaagaagaaattttTTCATAGAAGAAGTTTCCCCTTTTTGGAATTAGGAGAGGAAGAAGGGTAAATATCCAGGTAAAAGGAGGCCTTAATGGATAAAAACTTTTCCCTTTTTGGAACTAGAGGAAGAAGGGCAAAGCTCCGGGTAAAGGAGGCCTTAAAGGGACATGACTTCAATAGAATGAacacaaactgatcaaacaaacaaacagagAGTAGAGGAGAATAGGACAAAGTTTGGACCAATTCTAAGCACTAGCATCAATAAATAGTAAAAAGGTTTCAGCATGGAGGGGACAACAGGGAGGAGTCACTTGCACCATTCCATTTCAAATGGTAAATACTAAGAAAAGCAAAACATTACCTCAACATACAACTTCCTAACTTGAGGGCCAGCATCTTCATCCAGTCCCTAGAATCATCAAAAGATAAAGACTAAAGAATGAGATAATTAAGTAAATAGATTTCCCACAGATGAGCAAGACATTTCAAGGATGGACATTGCAAGCAGGTAATATATCATTACATCAACAAAAAGGTCATAAAGATCACAAATTTTGTCCTCCAACATAGCATCCAtgctaaattttcttttaagggCTCCTTTTTCCCTGGAAGCAATCTCTTGGAAGTCATCAGGTGCTCCAGCTTGTTGCTCCAATGCCTGAAAAAGTGCGAACAAATAATTCACGCTCATCATTGAGATGCcataaaaatcatgttttttgTTATATTAAGATTTCAATACCAATAAAAGCATCAGCATGTGAAGAAAAATCACCATTCAACATTTAAGATAATCACTAAGTACCGAATACAGTTCACTACAGAGACCAAAAAGGCTGTTAGCTTTACTGAATCAGGTAGCTCACTGAAATCAGCGAGTAAATACAGATTCGGGTAGCTCAGAAAAATCATCAGAACAAAAAGGTCTCTCTAATGAAAAACCCATTCCATTTGAGAAAAAGAATGGCCAAATtgaaaaaaggaaagagaaggGGTGGACATGGGTGTCAAGtttcataaataattatttttagtcAATTTTCATCCATGCTACATATACCAGCAACTGCTTCTCAGTATTAACTCGTCTTCCAGCCTCCTCCTCTCACCAACCCCTACCACTTGTCCTTCAACTCAGCTAGCCTTCTCCCCATCCTCCTCTCTTACTTCCATATCGCCTTCCTCTTCTTTAAGTGCCCTAACATCCTCTTCCTCTATCTTTTATTTTGCCCTGTCTCTCCTAATctcaaacaaataaaattcACCATCATGTCTCATCATTTTTCATTTCAGTAAATATTTGTTATGGAAACCTTGTTTTCTAATATCCTTCATTGTCATGGTGTTTATTGTCACATTGGTGTTAAAAGCAAATGTCCTCGCCAATATGTACTGATTTGACTGGTTCACCAATTCCAAATGCTTCTTCATGGAAACAAATAGAATTTGAACCTAGCTATGGTATTACCCACTAAATCTGGGTGGTACAGCCACACCAAGACTCGTTCACTCTGTGTTCACAACCTAAAGTGTAAAGCCAGTGCcatttagagagagagagagtgaatgAGAGAAAGCGAGACAACAACTTATTCATCATCCTACTATAAGAGAGAGtgaatgagagagagagagacaacaACTTATTCATCATCCCACTATAAGAGGAGGCGGAGATTCAACCAACATACCTTGGAATCTGAAGAAGGGCCACATGTCTTTATCATCTCAGCGACTTCTTTCTTTATTTGTTGGAACCTATCATCTTTCTCCTGCTTTGCAGACAAGCCcatgttaatcattatttttAAGTTCCTCtgcaacaacaaaaaaaaagattaacTCAAGTTAtggtaaaatattttatataagccCCAAAAGAAAAATGCAAATGCACATAGAAAAACATGACAGTACAATGAAACAAAATAATACCAAAATAAAACCTTCATCTTcaataaatagaaaaacaatATCAACATTTGACAATCAGAGCTtcatttttttagttaaattaacATGTTCCACTGCATTTATGCCACGGAAGCATATTTGGTCTGATAGAATATAGTAACATCAAACAAAGAGCTTAAGATTAGGCTGTGtgactcaaacaacacacaaatAAACTAGCAAGTAGGGTTACAGAAACAATTAGGACCATAGCAAGCTCAGAAATCTGAAAAGTAATTTGAGACAAATCAACAGTCCATTGTCAAAGATATTCACAGAAAACATTAATAGGCcatatcatttttattaaaaaaattgttacTTGAGACTGGTTTCCAGAATCTAGATTTAATTCTAAtatgatttggtcaaatcagaAACAAAATAAAGGGAATTGCCAAAAAAGCAATTGTACATCcagaagaatgagagagatagagagagttaTCACATTGCAAAGTGCAAACACGATGCTACATCGAAAACAACCAACTAAAACCAGCTAGTTGAATAAGTCACCATGAGATATCAGGGAGAAAGATAAAAGAACTGACATAAAAGCATTGAGacatatcttcattttctacaGAAAGATACCTTGAGTGTTCTGAGCTGTATTAAGTGACCAAGAATGCTCATAAGGCGATTGAGTAACTCCTTAGATACTTTCCCTTGGCTTGCCTGCTGCAACcattatgatataaaaaaatcttatatttCCTTGAGAGCTTAACTATAACTATCAAGACAAATAGTTGAGAGTATGAGTAGAATTTTAATCAGAGCACAAAAATCAAGGACTAAATTATCATGAAAATGCTAACAATCTACAGTACCGCTAGTCTTGCAACTTTGGCAAGCTTCTGCTTTATTTCACTGGGCAATCTCCTCTTGATTGCCTGGGCTGAGGTATCAGCCTCTTGATTTTCCAAAGCTGGTGGCCTTGCTGCAATATTTTACAACAGAAagaaatttgaatttataaaaaaggCTCCTCAAAATATCATTTTACTATGAACAGAAGTTTACAAGGATTTTGGAGCTTACATTCAGCAACCATCTTCTCCAAATCTCTGATGGCATTTTCCAGCATTGAACCTTTGGGCCTAACACTAGAACCATCCTTTTTGTGGACTTGTGAAGGTTTCTGCAAAAAATTACATTCACAATCAAATGGAGACAATAAAGAGAGCAATTAACCCACATTAGCAGATATGAGAACAATATGATTCAAGAATTAATTTACGTGAAAGTGATAGTTCTTGTAATTTCAAAACCAACTTTCTACTCTACAAGATAGGAGTGTGTGTGCATGTGTTTGATAAAGTAAAGTCAACGACACACCATTAAGGTCCTTGAGTCCATACTCCAGACCAGATCTCTCaatgcaaaagaagaagaaaaaaattcagAGAACCTACTGTTACTTGCATGGGCATCTTGGCATCTGGCATATTAAGATCAGGCAGTTCATGGACTCCATTCTTTTCTTTTGATCGAACTGATGGTTCAAGTTCATCAACATTGGTTACTGATTTTGCAAATTGCGACTTGGACTGTAGGTAAGCACTTTTATCATGATACTTCTGATGGGAAACATCCGAAGATCCACCTGCATCTTTCACTTTGTCAGTCAGGTTCTTAGCTAGGACCCCTCCAGCCTTTAGCTTTTCTATATCCTTAGGCTCTGCTAGAGATAAAGGAGCATCaccatttgaaatttttattgatgAAGATGGATccaaattcattttaatttcagCAGATTTCTTCTTAGAAGAAATTCCAGATGTATATGATAGACTCTGAGCCCTCACATCCTCATAGTTTTCACTTGTCACAACCAAATTTGGAGAGGGATTTGAAGAGTTCTTTCCCAGTGGTGATGCTATCTTCCCAGCTGCTGATTTACCCAGCTTAACTTGTTTATTTGATGTACGCCCATCATCACTCTCACCAGAGGCCTTGGTTAAATCCTTTCTTCGTCTTTTCTTCGCTTGCTGGTTAGGAACAACGATAGGTTCATTTCTTGCAAAAAGGAAACAATCAAATCAGTAAAGAGGGATCCTAAAGCCTCCAACTAAACGAGCAGAAATTGGCAAATATGAATTCACCCTTAAAGTGGAGCACATATAAAGCATCTCCACTGCAAAACCAATATCAATAACATAAACTTAACCAGGAGTCAACATATAAGTTCAGAAGATAAAGTTAGCAAAGGAGTTGGTGGCACCAAGAACTTGATTTGCTATAGGATCCATAAAACAAATCATCAACAATGATTACTTTGCATGTCACATTGACAAcatttaatttcaaaaacacCTCTTACACCAATAGCAATAACTATAAACATATTCTGGCATTTACGAAGATGGAAATTAGAAAGAAATTTTGAAGCTAGTGCACTAATGCAGGAACTAAAGATAAATACAAAGTGAGAAGGACATATATTGTTGGTAATATGATGAAATGAAGGAATGAAAACATTGGATTACATAAGACAAACACTCTGAATTGGATTAGATGTGTAAGACAGGAGGAGAACCTACACATATCTTATTAAGTCAGAAAACAAGTTTTAAAGTTGACATTTATTTCATAAAGGCAAGTTCATGTGTGAGCGTTAATGAGTTGAAAATTTGTTGATTGTCAAAGTTCTATTACAACGTTTCAGGTTTGGGGAGGAGAGGTGATTGCTCAAGGATTTCTTCAAGCTTATGGATTCCCTGAGTACTGCACACAAAACTAGGATCCAAAGCACATCAAAAGAAGCGCTGATGTCCAATGGACCATCGACCAGACCTTGTGCAGAAAAACCAATAAAGAATA
This genomic window contains:
- the LOC110606710 gene encoding ubinuclein-1 isoform X7, with amino-acid sequence MEEGTSGGGGGETSSRITPSYVKLGDRQIFTVELRPGETTFVSWKKLMKDANKANSRSAPTLDPPPDNARINLESRLAPGQPVENEEEAPPPNRFSAVIEKIERLYMGKDSSDEEDLKDVPDDDQYDTDDSFIDDAELDEYFEVDNSAIKHDGFFVNRGKLERINEPIVVPNQQAKKRRRKDLTKASGESDDGRTSNKQVKLGKSAAGKIASPLGKNSSNPSPNLVVTSENYEDVRAQSLSYTSGISSKKKSAEIKMNLDPSSSIKISNGDAPLSLAEPKDIEKLKAGGVLAKNLTDKVKDAGGSSDVSHQKYHDKSAYLQSKSQFAKSVTNVDELEPSVRSKEKNGVHELPDLNMPDAKMPMQVTKPSQVHKKDGSSVRPKGSMLENAIRDLEKMVAESRPPALENQEADTSAQAIKRRLPSEIKQKLAKVARLAQASQGKVSKELLNRLMSILGHLIQLRTLKRNLKIMINMGLSAKQEKDDRFQQIKKEVAEMIKTCGPSSDSKALEQQAGAPDDFQEIASREKGALKRKFSMDAMLEDKICDLYDLFVDGLDEDAGPQVRKLYVELAQLWPRGFMDNHGIKRAICRAKERRRSLYSRHKEPWV
- the LOC110606710 gene encoding ubinuclein-1 isoform X6; the encoded protein is MEEGTSGGGGGETSSRITPSYVKLGDRQIFTVELRPGETTFVSWKKLMKDANKANSRSAPTLDPPPDNARINLESRLAPGQPVENEEEAPPPNRFSAVIEKIERLYMGKDSSDEEDLKDVPDDDQYDTDDSFIDDAELDEYFEVDNSAIKHDGFFVNRGKLERINEPIVVPNQQAKKRRRKDLTKASGESDDGRTSNKQVKLGKSAAGKIASPLGKNSSNPSPNLVVTSENYEDVRAQSLSYTSGISSKKKSAEIKMNLDPSSSIKISNGDAPLSLAEPKDIEKLKAGGVLAKNLTDKVKDAGGSSDVSHQKYHDKSAYLQSKSQFAKSVTNVDELEPSVRSKEKNGVHELPDLNMPDAKMPMQVTKPSQVHKKDGSSVRPKGSMLENAIRDLEKMVAESRPPALENQEADTSAQAIKRRLPSEIKQKLAKVARLAQASQGKVSKELLNRLMSILGHLIQLRTLKRNLKIMINMGLSAKQEKDDRFQQIKKEVAEMIKTCGPSSDSKALEQQAGAPDDFQEIASREKGALKRKFSMDAMLEDKICDLYDLFVDGLDEDAGPQVRKLYVELAQLWPRGFMDNHGIKRAICRAKERRRSLYSRHKVHKEPWV